A part of Capsicum annuum cultivar UCD-10X-F1 chromosome 6, UCD10Xv1.1, whole genome shotgun sequence genomic DNA contains:
- the LOC107874691 gene encoding transcription factor bHLH137 isoform X2, with amino-acid sequence MEANSNSFHLDSLYLPIKMSTFLEEPDNTSLPNCISQFYQTESNLQEFPVSMSSSHVTNKSNSSSVADKRENKEPITNSVDTKRNSEGSSSMTSAQSKGDDGIKQRKRNGNVTKEKKIKEKKAPEEAPTGYVHVRARRGQATDSHSLAERVRREKISERMKILQALVPGCDKVTGKALMLDEIINYVRSLQNQVEFLSMKLASLNPMYYDFGMELDALMVRPHDQSWSGLEAAVENTNISGYPLLDSSTSVSFQQFHLPNSISQGNGQVLWGVDDQRQKMIINHSGFISNNNNNLCSFPSI; translated from the exons ATGGAAGCTAATAGTAACTCTTTTCATCTTGACTCTCTTTATCTGCCCATTAAGATGTCTACTTTTTTGGAGGAACCAGACAACACTAGTCTACCAAATTGTATTTCTCAATTTTACCAAACTGAATCTAATTTGCAAGAGTTCCCTGTTAGTATGAGTAGTTCTCACGTGACAAACAAAAGCAATTCTTCTTCAGTCGCAGATAAAAGGGAAAATAAGGAACCAATAACTAATTCAGTAGATACAAAAAGAAATAGTGAAGGGTCTTCTTCCATGACCTCTGCTCAATCTAAG GGTGATGATGGGATAAAGCAAAGGAAAAGAAATGGTAACGTaaccaaagagaaaaaaataaaggagaagaaagCCCCTGAAGAGGCCCCTACAGGATATGTTCATGTTAGAGCAAGGAGGGGCCAGGCAACTGACAGCCACAGTCTTGCTGAAAGG GTAAGAAGGGAGAAAATAAGTGAAAGGATGAAGATACTACAAGCACTTGTTCCTGGTTGTGACAAG GTTACTGGAAAGGCCCTCATGTTGGATGAGATAATCAACTATGTCCGGTCCTTGCAAAACCAAGTTGAG TTTTTATCCATGAAGCTTGCTTCTTTGAACCCCATGTACTATGACTTCGGCATGGAGTTAGACGCCCTCATGGTCAGACCTCATGATCAG AGTTGGAGTGGCTTGGAAGCAGCAGTTGAAAACACAAATATTAGTGGCTATCCTCTCCTGGATAGTTCAACATCAGTTAGTTTTCAACAATTCCATTTGCCAAATTCCATTTCTCAG GGAAATGGACAGGTCTTATGGGGTGTAGATGACCAAAGACAAAAGATGATTATTAATCATTCAGGATTCatcagtaacaacaacaacaacttgtGTTCCTTTCCATCAATATGA
- the LOC107874691 gene encoding transcription factor bHLH137 isoform X1, with translation MEANSNSFHLDSLYLPIKMSTFLEEPDNTSLPNCISQFYQTESNLQEFPVSMSSSHVTNKSNSSSVADKRENKEPITNSVDTKRNSEGSSSMTSAQSKNVKKGDDGIKQRKRNGNVTKEKKIKEKKAPEEAPTGYVHVRARRGQATDSHSLAERVRREKISERMKILQALVPGCDKVTGKALMLDEIINYVRSLQNQVEFLSMKLASLNPMYYDFGMELDALMVRPHDQSWSGLEAAVENTNISGYPLLDSSTSVSFQQFHLPNSISQGNGQVLWGVDDQRQKMIINHSGFISNNNNNLCSFPSI, from the exons ATGGAAGCTAATAGTAACTCTTTTCATCTTGACTCTCTTTATCTGCCCATTAAGATGTCTACTTTTTTGGAGGAACCAGACAACACTAGTCTACCAAATTGTATTTCTCAATTTTACCAAACTGAATCTAATTTGCAAGAGTTCCCTGTTAGTATGAGTAGTTCTCACGTGACAAACAAAAGCAATTCTTCTTCAGTCGCAGATAAAAGGGAAAATAAGGAACCAATAACTAATTCAGTAGATACAAAAAGAAATAGTGAAGGGTCTTCTTCCATGACCTCTGCTCAATCTAAG AATGTAAAAAAGGGTGATGATGGGATAAAGCAAAGGAAAAGAAATGGTAACGTaaccaaagagaaaaaaataaaggagaagaaagCCCCTGAAGAGGCCCCTACAGGATATGTTCATGTTAGAGCAAGGAGGGGCCAGGCAACTGACAGCCACAGTCTTGCTGAAAGG GTAAGAAGGGAGAAAATAAGTGAAAGGATGAAGATACTACAAGCACTTGTTCCTGGTTGTGACAAG GTTACTGGAAAGGCCCTCATGTTGGATGAGATAATCAACTATGTCCGGTCCTTGCAAAACCAAGTTGAG TTTTTATCCATGAAGCTTGCTTCTTTGAACCCCATGTACTATGACTTCGGCATGGAGTTAGACGCCCTCATGGTCAGACCTCATGATCAG AGTTGGAGTGGCTTGGAAGCAGCAGTTGAAAACACAAATATTAGTGGCTATCCTCTCCTGGATAGTTCAACATCAGTTAGTTTTCAACAATTCCATTTGCCAAATTCCATTTCTCAG GGAAATGGACAGGTCTTATGGGGTGTAGATGACCAAAGACAAAAGATGATTATTAATCATTCAGGATTCatcagtaacaacaacaacaacttgtGTTCCTTTCCATCAATATGA